Within Neoarius graeffei isolate fNeoGra1 chromosome 21, fNeoGra1.pri, whole genome shotgun sequence, the genomic segment cacatattgccatacattcaccaaaaataacgttatcaccaagttttttttgcatggtaaatagagctatcacagggctacaataaacaaccaagtttatttagtcaagccttttgatattgaagataagtgttaaatgtgatttttagcttgcgtaccctgattgtaaaacaacccttatattTGATTGGTGGATGATGTCCTAACCCAACAGTGACACGAACATGTTTAAAACCGCAGGAGTCCCTTTTGCGCAGCCTGTTCAAGGCAGGAATTGGTCACATGTCaagtttccccatagcaacaagctcaTGGTGGgctagctaacttgacattccttgacgagcataagagtttgactggcaacgcgaagcaatccatttctgtaATAACTGTTTTTactttttctactgttttttttgacccgaattttcgtgtgtacttggaaagtttgtggttttaacttctgtcgtaagttaaaacgAATCCTTGGCTGAGTTTTTTTGGACTAAAAACTCATCTACAGATGtacatctgtatttattttcaagaatcttcacacattaagcaaatgataaaggtagaaaaggagaaattataagttataaacacaTCCTCGTGAGTATAATGGACAGTGTCTCCGTCTGTCATACGGAAGACCGGGGTTTGAGTCCCCGACGGGGAGGCTTTAaaattttgggtggcacggtggtgtagtggttagcacggtcgcctcacagcaagaaggtccgggttcgagccccatggccagcgagggcctttctgtgtggagtttgcatgttctccccgtgtctgtgtgggtttcttccgggtgctccggtttcccccacagtccaaagacatgcagttaggttaacgtggggtggccttggggtgaagtgcccttgagcaaggtaccgaacccctgactgctccccaggcgctctggtgtggctgcccactgctctgggtgtgtgttcactgcttcagatgggttaaatgcagaggatgaatttcactgtgcttgaagtgtgcatgtgacaaaggtgtcGTCTTCTACCTGAGAAATCcaccatttcgcacgtgaatttctttcggcagcggccaacttgagtccaaaaaactcttttacagccaatgattcgctttaacttgcaacagaagttaaaaccacaaacttttttttttttttttctccaccccaagtacacacgaaaattcgggtcaaaaaagacaatAGAAACttgggtaaaaacagctattatagaaatggattgcttcgtgttgccagtcaaactcttgtggttgtcaaggaatgtcaagttagcctgCCCACcctgggcttgttgctatggggaaaattggcaCGTGACCAGTTCCTGCAAATGGCCCATCTTGCACTTGTGTTCTGTGTCAAACATCCAAATATAGAACGGGAAATCCGTGTGGTTCTGTCTCTGAGGTGGAACAACTGATGGTAACGGaggtctgtgtaaaagggacagctggCACTCCGGAACAGGGGTTTGACATTTTTGAGCTTGATATTCTACTGTCTAGAAATTCAAACAGCGTCGAAGGTCTACGCACCTTTCTGTCTCAAATTGCTTCctacttcactttctcctccagcATATTTCTGATCCCACAGCAACTCCGCTTGTGttttgaagagtggtataaatgtgcacCGTGAATAAAAGCACCTCAACGCTCAGCTCACCCACCGTTGTTTTGAAAGCAATGGCGGTATGCTCAGGGGTATTCATATTTCTGATACGTAATGTGTTGCACATCATCCTAGATGTGAACGCTCTGTTACTACGTCAAGCCTCTGGTTGTGGAACGCTGGCACACTGTGAAAAATCGCATGCTGGCGTGGCTTTATGCTGACTTAATTTGGTCCCTTGTAAATAACCAAAGCTGGAATATTAAGGAATCTTCTTGATGGCAATATTGTGGAGTATCTGTGGATTTTAAAAAGGGGGGGCTGGGGCACTACTGTTCTTGATGCACTTGTCCAAGTGTAGCTACTGCACTGAGAATGATCCACGCCCAAAAATATCTGGTTAGTGGTCGTCTGGTGTTGGTTCCTCCACAATGAGAGTGATTAGACTGGCTAGAGCAGGGCTTTGCATAGCAAGAGATGGACTACGGTCAGTAAGTATGTGTATATGAAGAGTACCTGTGTTTTCAGTGTTTCCTGAGAAGATGGGCAGTGAAAAGTACAGGATAGTTGTAataaactgacctgtgtgtgtgtgtgtgtgtaacatccAAGATGTAATAAATCTGAGAGAACATGCTGTCATGGATGTATTCTAAatgtgttctctctgtgtctcagatgaagaggaggaggagcaggtCCCTGCAGACATGGGCACATCGGCCGAGGCCATGCAGGTGTCTCTTGGCGAGGAAGAGGAGGGTGAGGACGAAGAGAACGACGAGAACTGGCTCGGCCCACGTGGGTCAGATAGCCCCAGACCCGAAGGTCTTTTGCCTGCTGCCAAGCGTCCACGCCTGGGAACCAAACCAGGAAGTAGCCCCGAATGGAGCTTTGAGCCTCGCGAGCCTCTTAGTTCACTCAACGCCCAGCACATGGCACGCTCCCCTTCTCCTCCTCTGCCCCTCGAAATGGTTCGTCCCACTGCGTTGACCCCAACGCCAGGACAGAAACCCAAAGTCTCCTCCCTTTCTCCTGCTCGCCAGAAGAATAAATCTCCCAAACGAGTGATTGGCACCACCCCGTCTGCCATATCTGCCCGTCCTTCTTCAGTGACCCCTCCCAAAAGTGCACAGAAGGCAGGGAAAAGGTCACCTGGGAGACCCAGAAGCCCCCGAAGCCCTCGGCCAGGGCCTACGCAGTTAGGAAGCAGGTGGCTGCTCCCTAACACGGACGACATTTCGCAGGACGGCGAGCTCAAAGACGAAGCCATCGAGGACTCCATTGCAGCAGTTATAGCCAGGGCGTGTGCAGGCGGAGTGGGCGTGGCTGACCCATTCGCATATGACTCGGACTCGGACAGTGAGGGGCTTCCAAAAAGCCCACCCAAACCTATGCCCAAGCACACACTTGCACAACCAAAACTCACACCTGCCCTTGGCGTGAAACACCCACCCATGATGACACCGACACTGCTCTCGGCTGGCCCGAACCGCTGGACCATGGACGACTCCATAGATGAAGTCATCCGAAAGGCCAACCAGGGACAGGCTCTGCCCTGTCAATCACCACCAGACCCCTCCTACTTCTCCACCCCATCCGACTCTCCACCCACCCCTCCACTACCAGCCCTCAACCCCCCACAGGAGCGAAAAGATCCCGTGGCCGCGTCTCTCCTAAAGAAAAAACTCAAGAAGGATATCAAGACTAAGCTGAAAAAGAAGGACCGAGAGCGGCTaaaggagaaaggaaaagacaaaAGCAAGAACAAAGAGAAAAAcaaggagaaaaagagagagaaggaaCGAGGCCCAGGAGAGGATGGAAAGACTCCCTGGACGGAGTTATCTCTCGGAGCAGAGGAGAGGCGAGACTGTGTTGGAGGGAAGAAGGAGAAGGACAAGCACAAGGACAAGAAGAAAGATAAAGAGAAGAGCAAGAAGGACAAAGAGAAAAGAGACAAGGGCAAGGAGAGAGGAGGGAAGGAGGAGAGGAGGCTGTCGCTTGCAGCAAAGGAAACCGCCTCTGCTTCATTACCTCTCTTCAGCCCTTCTTCCTGTCTGCGTGTCCCCTCGATGCTTCCCCCACTGCAACCCATCCTCCCTGAAACACTGTTCCACCCCAAAGAGACCAAGAGCAAGGAGAAGGACAAGAAGAAAgacaaaaaggagaaaaagaagaagaaagacaaGGAGAAGGAACGAGACAAGGACAGGGAGAGGGAGCGGCCCAgggagaaggaggagaagaagaaggaaaaggagaaagagaagaaGGAGAAGGTCAAAGAAAAAGACAAGCCCAAAGTGGAGAAGCCAAGTGTCATGGTAAGACCAAGATGGCAACATGTGAAGGCCTTCATCAGAGCAAGGTGTGAAGTTCACACACACGGCATGCGTTTAGTGTAACCACACCCACCTCACTTTGAACCGGGACTTCAGTCCACTCCCAGTTCCTGCCAACTGTACGCACAAACACAGGCCTGTGCGCGCTTAGGTTTATTTTTCCACatttatcttctttttttttcttccattgcaaatagtcagctccagaattattggcacctacTGTAAAGATGGGCTAAGAAAAGGTTATGAAACTCTGTGTGGGTGATTGGCTGAAAATAAGACACAACCTTGTTTTGTTGACAATATATTACATATAAAGCACATCACGATTATTGGCACGCTTAAATTTAGTactgcaggctttcgtctaaaccggggaacaggggcgctgcgccctcttaccgaaatgcctattgaaccccaagtcacacttaggccatgcacttctatgctactgcacaacatgcagtctttctcaaaatgatcttttctccatgaaaacatcccagcaacaccatgtgacaatgtgtctgatcatcaaatacgttataattactccaaaaatattccaatcatagtagatacaccgccaggcggtgcaaaaacaatccgagtttgcgttttccagactgaggcgccatgttgtttagttgtttacttgtcgcggctgctctcgcgagatttgacatgagttacatacaaggtcagctgacttgtagagcgagatttctcgagactgaatgacctttcacccaccggcacgggagtttttgacagaagtagttcgcgagttgtttttgttgacacttgggttatttaa encodes:
- the taf3 gene encoding transcription initiation factor TFIID subunit 3 isoform X4, yielding MCESYARSLMRVAVAQLCQALGWDAVQLSACELLSDVLERYLQQLARGCHRYSELYGRTDPGLSDLEQAFGLMGVSVAELEDYINNLEPVGFFHSIPQFPISKSSMLQFPTSSFDTDARNALRGDKRDYIPEYLPPLAPLHQDEEEEEQVPADMGTSAEAMQVSLGEEEEGEDEENDENWLGPRGSDSPRPEGLLPAAKRPRLGTKPGSSPEWSFEPREPLSSLNAQHMARSPSPPLPLEMVRPTALTPTPGQKPKVSSLSPARQKNKSPKRVIGTTPSAISARPSSVTPPKSAQKAGKRSPGRPRSPRSPRPGPTQLGSRWLLPNTDDISQDGELKDEAIEDSIAAVIARACAGGVGVADPFAYDSDSDSEGLPKSPPKPMPKHTLAQPKLTPALGVKHPPMMTPTLLSAGPNRWTMDDSIDEVIRKANQGQALPCQSPPDPSYFSTPSDSPPTPPLPALNPPQERKDPVAASLLKKKLKKDIKTKLKKKDRERLKEKGKDKSKNKEKNKEKKREKERGPGEDGKTPWTELSLGAEERRDCVGGKKEKDKHKDKKKDKEKSKKDKEKRDKGKERGGKEERRLSLAAKETASASLPLFSPSSCLRVPSMLPPLQPILPETLFHPKETKSKEKDKKKDKKEKKKKKDKEKERDKDRERERPREKEEKKKEKEKEKKEKVKEKDKPKVEKPSVMVRPRWQHVKAFIRARLKLLWLRGLPSYPD
- the taf3 gene encoding transcription initiation factor TFIID subunit 3 isoform X2, with amino-acid sequence MEETAIMEDLVSKLPKTSNDGRTDPGLSDLEQAFGLMGVSVAELEDYINNLEPVGFFHSIPQFPISKSSMLQFPTSSFDTDARNALRGDKRDYIPEYLPPLAPLHQDEEEEEQVPADMGTSAEAMQVSLGEEEEGEDEENDENWLGPRGSDSPRPEGLLPAAKRPRLGTKPGSSPEWSFEPREPLSSLNAQHMARSPSPPLPLEMVRPTALTPTPGQKPKVSSLSPARQKNKSPKRVIGTTPSAISARPSSVTPPKSAQKAGKRSPGRPRSPRSPRPGPTQLGSRWLLPNTDDISQDGELKDEAIEDSIAAVIARACAGGVGVADPFAYDSDSDSEGLPKSPPKPMPKHTLAQPKLTPALGVKHPPMMTPTLLSAGPNRWTMDDSIDEVIRKANQGQALPCQSPPDPSYFSTPSDSPPTPPLPALNPPQERKDPVAASLLKKKLKKDIKTKLKKKDRERLKEKGKDKSKNKEKNKEKKREKERGPGEDGKTPWTELSLGAEERRDCVGGKKEKDKHKDKKKDKEKSKKDKEKRDKGKERGGKEERRLSLAAKETASASLPLFSPSSCLRVPSMLPPLQPILPETLFHPKETKSKEKDKKKDKKEKKKKKDKEKERDKDRERERPREKEEKKKEKEKEKKEKVKEKDKPKVEKPSVMVEAPVASRSPVIPRLTLKVGAGQDKIVISKVTPDLEPTPPPPRTPVSRGGPGARMRSPPAPPSPAPPPVAPPPLPPPVLVPPPPPPVFQAPASQAKARGCSVVTETVSAYVIRDEWGNKIWICPGCNKPDDGSPMIGCDECDDWYHWPCVGIITAPPEDQSWFCVKCSGKKKDKKTKKRKRKAH
- the taf3 gene encoding transcription initiation factor TFIID subunit 3 isoform X3, translating into MNFINNRCSVKGNLHPQHNEEEEEQVPADMGTSAEAMQVSLGEEEEGEDEENDENWLGPRGSDSPRPEGLLPAAKRPRLGTKPGSSPEWSFEPREPLSSLNAQHMARSPSPPLPLEMVRPTALTPTPGQKPKVSSLSPARQKNKSPKRVIGTTPSAISARPSSVTPPKSAQKAGKRSPGRPRSPRSPRPGPTQLGSRWLLPNTDDISQDGELKDEAIEDSIAAVIARACAGGVGVADPFAYDSDSDSEGLPKSPPKPMPKHTLAQPKLTPALGVKHPPMMTPTLLSAGPNRWTMDDSIDEVIRKANQGQALPCQSPPDPSYFSTPSDSPPTPPLPALNPPQERKDPVAASLLKKKLKKDIKTKLKKKDRERLKEKGKDKSKNKEKNKEKKREKERGPGEDGKTPWTELSLGAEERRDCVGGKKEKDKHKDKKKDKEKSKKDKEKRDKGKERGGKEERRLSLAAKETASASLPLFSPSSCLRVPSMLPPLQPILPETLFHPKETKSKEKDKKKDKKEKKKKKDKEKERDKDRERERPREKEEKKKEKEKEKKEKVKEKDKPKVEKPSVMVEAPVASRSPVIPRLTLKVGAGQDKIVISKVTPDLEPTPPPPRTPVSRGGPGARMRSPPAPPSPAPPPVAPPPLPPPVLVPPPPPPVFQAPASQAKARGCSVVTETVSAYVIRDEWGNKIWICPGCNKPDDGSPMIGCDECDDWYHWPCVGIITAPPEDQSWFCVKCSGKKKDKKTKKRKRKAH
- the taf3 gene encoding transcription initiation factor TFIID subunit 3 isoform X1, with the protein product MCESYARSLMRVAVAQLCQALGWDAVQLSACELLSDVLERYLQQLARGCHRYSELYGRTDPGLSDLEQAFGLMGVSVAELEDYINNLEPVGFFHSIPQFPISKSSMLQFPTSSFDTDARNALRGDKRDYIPEYLPPLAPLHQDEEEEEQVPADMGTSAEAMQVSLGEEEEGEDEENDENWLGPRGSDSPRPEGLLPAAKRPRLGTKPGSSPEWSFEPREPLSSLNAQHMARSPSPPLPLEMVRPTALTPTPGQKPKVSSLSPARQKNKSPKRVIGTTPSAISARPSSVTPPKSAQKAGKRSPGRPRSPRSPRPGPTQLGSRWLLPNTDDISQDGELKDEAIEDSIAAVIARACAGGVGVADPFAYDSDSDSEGLPKSPPKPMPKHTLAQPKLTPALGVKHPPMMTPTLLSAGPNRWTMDDSIDEVIRKANQGQALPCQSPPDPSYFSTPSDSPPTPPLPALNPPQERKDPVAASLLKKKLKKDIKTKLKKKDRERLKEKGKDKSKNKEKNKEKKREKERGPGEDGKTPWTELSLGAEERRDCVGGKKEKDKHKDKKKDKEKSKKDKEKRDKGKERGGKEERRLSLAAKETASASLPLFSPSSCLRVPSMLPPLQPILPETLFHPKETKSKEKDKKKDKKEKKKKKDKEKERDKDRERERPREKEEKKKEKEKEKKEKVKEKDKPKVEKPSVMVEAPVASRSPVIPRLTLKVGAGQDKIVISKVTPDLEPTPPPPRTPVSRGGPGARMRSPPAPPSPAPPPVAPPPLPPPVLVPPPPPPVFQAPASQAKARGCSVVTETVSAYVIRDEWGNKIWICPGCNKPDDGSPMIGCDECDDWYHWPCVGIITAPPEDQSWFCVKCSGKKKDKKTKKRKRKAH